Proteins from a genomic interval of Kitasatospora kifunensis:
- the tdh gene encoding L-threonine 3-dehydrogenase: MKALVKKQAEPGLWLTDVPEPEIGPADVLIKVLRTGICGTDLHIRKWDGWAQQTIRTPMTIGHEFVGEVVALGPAVADVNVGDLVSGEGHLVCGKCRNCLAGRRHLCRNTVGLGVNRDGAFAEYVALPASNVWVHRVPVDLDVAAIFDPFGNAVHTALSFPLVGEDVLVTGAGPIGIMAAAVAKHAGARHVMITDVSPYRLDLARKVGVSLALDVSQHTIEEGQQKLGLREGFDVGLEMSGRPEALRSMIDNMTHGGKIAMLGLPAEEFAIDWAKVVTSMITIKGIYGREMFETWYAMSVLLEGGLDLTPVITGRYAAQDFEAAFDEAAGGRCGKIILDWTSL, encoded by the coding sequence GTGAAGGCACTCGTCAAGAAGCAGGCCGAGCCCGGACTGTGGCTGACCGACGTCCCGGAGCCCGAGATCGGCCCGGCCGACGTGCTGATCAAGGTGCTGCGCACCGGCATCTGCGGCACCGACCTGCACATCCGCAAGTGGGACGGCTGGGCGCAGCAGACCATCCGCACCCCGATGACCATCGGCCACGAGTTCGTCGGCGAGGTCGTGGCGCTGGGCCCGGCGGTCGCCGATGTGAACGTGGGCGACCTGGTCAGTGGCGAGGGCCACCTGGTCTGCGGCAAGTGCCGCAACTGCCTGGCCGGGCGGCGCCACCTGTGCCGCAACACCGTCGGACTGGGCGTCAACCGGGACGGCGCGTTCGCCGAGTACGTCGCGCTGCCCGCCTCCAACGTCTGGGTGCACCGGGTGCCGGTGGATCTGGACGTGGCGGCGATCTTCGACCCGTTCGGCAACGCCGTGCACACCGCGCTCTCCTTCCCGCTGGTCGGCGAGGACGTGCTGGTCACCGGTGCGGGCCCGATCGGCATCATGGCCGCCGCCGTCGCCAAGCACGCCGGTGCCCGGCACGTGATGATCACCGACGTCAGCCCCTACCGCCTGGACCTGGCCCGCAAGGTCGGCGTCTCGCTGGCGCTGGACGTCTCGCAGCACACCATCGAGGAGGGCCAGCAGAAGCTCGGCCTGCGCGAGGGCTTCGACGTGGGCCTGGAGATGTCGGGCCGTCCCGAGGCGCTGCGCTCGATGATCGACAACATGACGCACGGCGGCAAGATCGCCATGCTCGGCCTGCCCGCCGAGGAGTTCGCGATCGACTGGGCGAAGGTGGTCACCTCGATGATCACCATCAAGGGCATCTACGGGCGCGAGATGTTCGAGACCTGGTACGCGATGTCGGTGCTGCTGGAGGGCGGGCTCGACCTGACCCCGGTGATCACCGGGCGGTACGCCGCGCAGGACTTCGAGGCCGCGTTCGACGAGGCGGCCGGCGGCCGCTGCGGCAAGATCATTCTCGACTGGACCTCTCTCTAG
- a CDS encoding GNAT family N-acetyltransferase, translating to MTIHQRRTLAGFLADAARGRFPPPNGEVTVVPQPSGRTAGVLSFSAHAVVFTAEDPAWVHATLAQVVAEPLSAPLCPAFLTAFAERTGRTIGNVDLLTVAGRLPGAPPLPLEEMADREHPRVVRALRFRDGVRVWTVPGGVLVLGLGVAGRWEAAIEVDPQAAGRGLGRALAISARHLLPEGDVLWAQQAPGNAASVRAFQAAGYRPVGAEVLLSRP from the coding sequence ATGACGATCCATCAGCGACGCACCCTGGCAGGCTTCCTGGCCGACGCGGCCCGTGGCCGTTTCCCACCACCGAACGGCGAGGTCACCGTGGTGCCGCAGCCCAGCGGCCGGACGGCGGGGGTGCTGTCGTTCAGCGCGCACGCGGTGGTCTTCACCGCGGAGGACCCGGCCTGGGTGCACGCGACCCTCGCCCAGGTGGTGGCCGAGCCGCTGTCCGCGCCGCTCTGCCCCGCCTTCCTGACGGCCTTCGCCGAGCGCACCGGGCGCACCATCGGCAACGTCGACCTGCTGACGGTGGCCGGGCGGCTGCCCGGTGCGCCGCCGCTGCCGCTGGAGGAGATGGCCGACCGCGAGCACCCCCGGGTGGTGCGGGCACTGCGGTTCCGCGACGGGGTACGGGTCTGGACGGTGCCGGGCGGCGTCCTGGTGCTCGGGCTCGGCGTGGCCGGGCGCTGGGAGGCGGCGATCGAGGTGGATCCGCAGGCCGCCGGGCGCGGGCTGGGGCGGGCGCTGGCGATCAGCGCCCGCCACCTGCTGCCCGAGGGCGATGTGCTGTGGGCCCAGCAGGCGCCGGGCAACGCGGCCAGTGTGCGGGCCTTCCAGGCGGCCGGCTACCGACCGGTGGGGGCGGAGGTGCTGCTCAGCCGGCCGTGA
- a CDS encoding enoyl-CoA hydratase/isomerase family protein → MTRFVTLEVADAVGTIRLARPPMNALDIAMQDQLREVAQEATERAEVRAVVIWGGEKVFAAGADIKEMERMSYTDMVARGVALQEAFTAVARIPKPVVAAVTGYALGGGCELALCADVRIAAENAKLGQPEILLGLIPGAGGTQRLSRLVGPAKAKDLIFTGRQVRAEEALRIGLVDRVVPAEEVYQAALEWAGKLAAGPAWALRAAKEAVDRGLESDLDTGLALERSLFAGLFATEDREIGMRSFVEDGPGKAKFN, encoded by the coding sequence ATGACACGGTTCGTCACCCTGGAGGTCGCGGACGCCGTCGGCACCATCCGACTGGCCCGCCCGCCGATGAACGCTCTGGACATCGCGATGCAGGACCAGCTGCGCGAGGTCGCGCAGGAGGCCACCGAGCGCGCCGAGGTGCGCGCGGTGGTGATCTGGGGCGGCGAGAAGGTGTTCGCGGCGGGCGCGGACATCAAGGAGATGGAGCGCATGTCGTACACCGACATGGTCGCGCGCGGGGTGGCGCTGCAGGAGGCGTTCACCGCCGTGGCCCGCATCCCCAAGCCGGTGGTGGCTGCCGTGACCGGTTACGCGCTCGGCGGTGGCTGCGAGCTCGCGCTCTGCGCCGATGTCCGGATCGCGGCGGAAAACGCCAAGCTCGGCCAGCCGGAGATCCTGCTCGGCCTGATCCCGGGCGCCGGCGGCACCCAGCGGCTGTCCCGGCTGGTGGGCCCGGCCAAGGCCAAGGACCTGATCTTCACCGGCCGTCAGGTCCGCGCCGAGGAGGCGTTGCGGATCGGCCTGGTCGACCGGGTGGTGCCGGCCGAGGAGGTCTACCAGGCCGCGCTGGAGTGGGCCGGCAAGCTCGCCGCCGGGCCCGCCTGGGCGCTGCGCGCGGCCAAGGAGGCGGTGGACCGCGGCCTGGAGAGCGACCTGGACACCGGCCTGGCCCTGGAACGCTCGCTCTTCGCCGGCCTGTTCGCCACCGAGGACCGCGAGATCGGCATGCGCAGCTTCGTCGAGGACGGCCCGGGCAAGGCGAAGTTCAACTGA
- a CDS encoding MFS transporter: MSSSSYRALLRIPGATPVFAAALIGRLSYGTVSLALVLTVRHRTGSYAAVGAVLAVFGLTCAALAPVRAALIDRHGARRVLPALSLPYGGLLLALTLVSGERALLVLAAAAGACAPPLGPVLRARWSELLGPHGLLERAFSLDAVAEELLYVGGPLLVGVVGGGAGLVLSAGLVVTGALGLARLAPARVTAAEPRGEARAGGRSGGRVRGIGHPVAVAWALGLALGGLGLLLVVAVGARGQAGALAWLEAALAAGSAVGGLAHGAVRWRRPVAARLTATAAGLGGLLALAGGAVGLGGLLALATAVAAVGLLVSPTLATAYVLADQRAAAEHRTRAGSWVNTAFNAGSALGTAAAGPLAGRLPLPLCFACVAAPLVLVALAPAWRGRRAAEQLAPARV, translated from the coding sequence ATGTCTTCGTCCTCCTACCGGGCGTTACTGCGCATACCCGGCGCCACGCCCGTCTTCGCCGCCGCCCTGATCGGGCGGCTCTCCTACGGCACCGTCTCGCTCGCCCTGGTGCTGACGGTGCGCCACCGCACCGGCTCGTACGCCGCCGTGGGCGCGGTGCTGGCCGTCTTCGGCCTGACCTGCGCCGCGCTGGCGCCGGTGCGCGCCGCGCTGATCGACCGTCACGGGGCGCGCCGGGTGCTGCCGGCGCTGAGCCTGCCGTACGGCGGGCTGCTGCTCGCGCTGACGCTGGTGAGCGGCGAGCGGGCGCTGCTCGTGCTGGCGGCTGCGGCTGGGGCGTGCGCTCCCCCGCTCGGGCCGGTGCTGCGCGCCCGCTGGAGTGAACTGCTGGGCCCGCACGGGCTGTTGGAGCGCGCCTTCAGCCTGGACGCGGTGGCCGAGGAGCTGCTGTACGTCGGCGGACCGCTGCTGGTGGGGGTGGTCGGCGGTGGCGCGGGGCTGGTGCTGAGCGCCGGGCTGGTGGTCACCGGTGCGCTGGGGCTCGCCCGGCTCGCCCCGGCGCGGGTGACCGCAGCCGAGCCACGGGGCGAGGCGCGCGCGGGTGGGCGCAGCGGTGGGCGGGTGCGCGGGATCGGGCACCCTGTGGCGGTGGCCTGGGCGCTCGGGCTGGCGCTGGGCGGGCTCGGCCTGCTGCTGGTGGTCGCGGTCGGTGCGCGCGGGCAGGCGGGCGCGCTGGCCTGGCTGGAGGCGGCGCTGGCGGCGGGCAGCGCGGTGGGCGGTCTGGCCCACGGCGCGGTGCGCTGGCGACGCCCGGTGGCGGCTCGGCTGACCGCGACGGCTGCCGGGCTCGGCGGGCTGCTGGCGCTGGCGGGCGGCGCGGTGGGCCTGGGCGGGCTGCTCGCGCTGGCGACGGCGGTGGCGGCCGTCGGGCTGCTGGTGAGCCCGACGCTGGCCACGGCGTACGTGCTGGCGGACCAGCGGGCGGCGGCCGAGCACCGGACCAGGGCGGGGAGCTGGGTGAACACCGCCTTCAACGCGGGGTCGGCGCTGGGCACGGCGGCGGCCGGGCCACTGGCGGGGCGGCTGCCACTGCCGCTCTGCTTCGCCTGCGTGGCGGCGCCGCTGGTGCTGGTCGCGCTCGCTCCGGCGTGGCGCGGGCGGCGGGCAGCCGAGCAGCTGGCGCCGGCCCGGGTCTGA